One Rhizobium sp. NXC14 DNA window includes the following coding sequences:
- a CDS encoding zincin-like metallopeptidase domain-containing protein, translating to MSSTENQRGDLYSRITDKIIEDLAKGVRPWMKPWNSANTAGRITRPLRYNGQPYSGVNVLLLWSEGIARGYTSSTWMTFKQSLELGAAVRKGETGTTVVFASRFTKSETDGNGGEVEREIPFLKAYSVFNVAQIDGLPAQYHHRPAPPPDPVERIEHADRFFRNTGASVRHGGNQAFFSPAADLIQMPLFESFKDAASYYATLSHEVTHWTAPDHRVGRDLSRYAKDRTERAREELIAELGSCFLCADLGIVPELEPRPDHASYLDSWLKVLTDDRRAIFQAAAHAQRAVTFLHSLQPDAADERLAA from the coding sequence ATGAGCAGCACAGAAAATCAGCGGGGCGATCTCTACAGCCGCATCACCGACAAGATCATCGAAGATCTTGCGAAGGGCGTGCGGCCCTGGATGAAACCATGGAATTCGGCGAACACGGCAGGCCGCATTACCCGGCCGCTGCGTTACAATGGGCAACCCTATTCTGGCGTCAACGTGCTGCTGTTATGGTCGGAGGGCATCGCACGAGGTTATACGTCATCCACATGGATGACGTTCAAGCAGTCCCTGGAACTGGGCGCCGCGGTCCGCAAAGGCGAGACCGGCACGACCGTCGTCTTCGCCAGCCGTTTCACCAAGTCCGAAACCGACGGGAACGGCGGCGAAGTCGAGCGGGAAATCCCCTTCCTGAAGGCGTACAGTGTGTTCAACGTCGCACAGATCGACGGACTTCCCGCCCAATATCATCACCGGCCAGCGCCGCCTCCAGATCCGGTCGAGCGCATCGAGCATGCCGATCGGTTCTTCCGCAACACCGGTGCTTCTGTTCGCCACGGCGGCAACCAGGCCTTCTTCTCGCCGGCCGCCGATCTCATTCAGATGCCGCTGTTCGAGAGCTTCAAGGACGCTGCAAGCTACTATGCAACCCTCAGTCACGAGGTGACCCATTGGACCGCGCCGGACCACCGTGTCGGCCGCGACCTCAGCCGCTACGCCAAAGACCGGACTGAGCGTGCTCGCGAGGAATTGATTGCCGAGCTCGGCAGTTGCTTCCTTTGCGCCGACCTTGGCATTGTTCCCGAGCTCGAACCCCGACCCGATCACGCGTCCTATCTCGACTCCTGGCTCAAGGTCCTGACCGACGACAGACGGGCGATCTTCCAGGCGGCAGCGCATGCGCAACGGGCCGTGACGTTCCTGCATTCGCTGCAGCCCGACGCAGCCGACGAGCGCCTTGCTGCATGA
- a CDS encoding HU family DNA-binding protein — translation MTNTNEIADKIAAGHGLTKAQSKMIVEAVFAAITTAATSGAETSIPGFGKFKVKTTPEREARNPATGATIKVAAAKKLTFRPAKALKDAMNA, via the coding sequence ATGACCAACACCAATGAAATCGCTGATAAGATTGCCGCCGGCCATGGTCTGACGAAAGCGCAGAGCAAAATGATCGTGGAGGCCGTCTTCGCCGCAATCACGACCGCCGCCACATCCGGCGCGGAGACGTCAATCCCAGGGTTCGGCAAGTTCAAGGTGAAGACAACACCCGAGCGCGAAGCGCGCAATCCCGCCACCGGCGCGACGATCAAGGTGGCGGCTGCGAAGAAGCTGACCTTCCGGCCTGCGAAGGCGCTGAAGGACGCAATGAACGCGTAG
- a CDS encoding SDR family oxidoreductase, with translation MGRFEGKVAVVTGAGAGIGKACALAIAREGGRVVVADIDGSAAIVCTAQIEAEAGQALAVAMDIADAQAVASLFKTVEQHFGGVDVLVNNASAMHLTLRDRAILDLDVAVWDETMTTNLRGTLLCCRQAIPQMIARGGGAIVNMSSCQGLSGDTALTSYAASKAAMNMLSASLATQYGHAQIRCNAVAPGLVMTERLLAKLDECTQRHLRRHQLLPHAGRPEDVAALVTFLLSDEAAFITGQVVCIDGGMLAHVPTYADGGNSGAARPAYDAAEAAAAAH, from the coding sequence ATGGGACGATTTGAAGGCAAGGTGGCCGTGGTGACCGGCGCCGGCGCCGGGATCGGTAAGGCATGCGCCCTCGCCATTGCGCGCGAGGGCGGCAGAGTGGTTGTGGCCGACATTGACGGCTCTGCCGCCATCGTCTGCACCGCGCAGATCGAAGCCGAAGCGGGCCAAGCGCTGGCCGTGGCCATGGACATCGCCGATGCGCAGGCGGTGGCATCGCTGTTCAAGACGGTGGAGCAGCACTTCGGTGGGGTCGACGTGCTTGTTAACAATGCTAGCGCCATGCATCTGACCCTACGTGACCGCGCGATCCTCGACCTGGACGTGGCGGTATGGGACGAGACCATGACGACCAATCTGCGCGGCACCCTCCTCTGCTGCCGGCAGGCCATTCCACAGATGATCGCCCGTGGGGGTGGCGCGATCGTTAACATGTCGTCGTGCCAGGGGCTCAGCGGCGACACGGCACTGACGTCCTACGCCGCGTCAAAGGCCGCTATGAACATGCTGTCGGCCTCGCTGGCCACGCAGTACGGTCACGCGCAGATCCGCTGCAACGCGGTTGCGCCGGGTCTTGTTATGACCGAACGACTCCTCGCCAAATTGGACGAGTGCACGCAACGACATCTACGCCGCCACCAGCTCCTGCCGCATGCCGGCCGCCCCGAAGACGTAGCCGCGCTGGTGACCTTCCTGCTCTCCGACGAGGCTGCGTTCATCACCGGCCAGGTGGTGTGCATCGACGGCGGCATGCTGGCACATGTTCCAACTTACGCCGACGGTGGCAACAGCGGCGCGGCGCGGCCGGCCTATGACGCCGCTGAAGCGGCTGCGGCGGCGCACTGA
- a CDS encoding DUF736 domain-containing protein: MATIGIFTTSETGFNGSIRTLALNVKARIARIENPSDKGPHFRIYAGNVELGAAWQKRSEQDRDYLSVKLDDPSFPAPIYATLTEVEGEDGYQLIWSRPNRD; encoded by the coding sequence ATGGCAACCATCGGCATCTTCACCACCTCCGAAACCGGCTTCAACGGCTCCATCCGCACGCTCGCCCTCAACGTCAAGGCCCGCATCGCCCGCATCGAAAACCCCTCCGATAAGGGCCCGCACTTCCGCATCTATGCAGGCAATGTCGAACTGGGTGCGGCCTGGCAGAAGCGCTCCGAGCAGGACCGCGACTACCTCTCGGTCAAGCTGGACGATCCGAGCTTCCCCGCTCCGATCTACGCAACGCTCACCGAAGTCGAGGGCGAAGACGGCTACCAGCTGATCTGGTCCCGCCCCAACCGGGACTGA
- a CDS encoding ParB N-terminal domain-containing protein: MQLMKVDPRALKDNPDNTRQSKSTPQADALLLATIKAVGVIQPPVIFPEAGGNGYVIEAGHRRTRMAIAAGLEEIDVIVVEAANDNGAMRSMVENIAREPLNPVDQWRGIERLVALGWTEEAIAVALALPVRQIRKLRLLANVLPAMLDQMAKGDMPNEQQLRTIAASSSEEQKEVWKAHKPKKGDTAAWWQIANGLSKTRMYARDASFGDDLRLAYGIEWAEDLFGPADEDNRYTTNVEAFLGAQQEWMASNLPKKGAIVEVNNWGQPDLPKKAERVYGKPGKGDCTAMYLDREGKVQSVHYRMPEVRKSAGQTGTAAVGVEEDNDEAVVAGKTRPDVTQKGFDMIGDFRTDALHEALARARIEDDMLMALLVMAFAGTNVRVDSGANDTVFGAKRFQRHVARLYSADGRLSFDMDNVRAAARCVLIDVLSCRRGMSNSGVVSRIAGVAIGADGFLPNMGTEDFLLCLSRQALETAAKEANVQPRPRVRETRAALVDHFASTEATFVHPAALFAPDLKDIADLLKHGDCFDEEIGTMEEATGDIGGDVQPDARDDAVSSDAADLDHQDPDADAVTTTDDASDEEETAYGIAAE, translated from the coding sequence ATGCAACTGATGAAGGTTGATCCGCGTGCGCTGAAGGACAATCCCGACAACACGCGCCAATCGAAGTCGACGCCGCAGGCCGACGCCCTGCTTCTGGCGACGATCAAAGCCGTCGGCGTAATCCAGCCGCCGGTCATTTTCCCGGAAGCAGGCGGCAACGGTTACGTCATCGAAGCCGGTCACCGGCGCACTCGGATGGCGATCGCCGCCGGTCTCGAGGAAATCGACGTGATCGTCGTCGAGGCGGCGAACGACAACGGCGCCATGCGCTCGATGGTCGAGAACATCGCGCGTGAGCCGCTCAATCCCGTCGACCAATGGCGCGGCATCGAGCGGCTGGTCGCGCTCGGTTGGACCGAGGAGGCGATCGCCGTGGCGCTTGCCCTCCCCGTCCGCCAGATCCGCAAGCTCCGTCTGCTCGCCAACGTGCTGCCTGCCATGCTCGACCAGATGGCGAAGGGTGATATGCCGAACGAGCAGCAGCTCAGAACGATCGCGGCCTCATCCTCCGAGGAGCAGAAAGAGGTCTGGAAAGCCCACAAGCCGAAGAAGGGCGATACGGCAGCCTGGTGGCAGATCGCCAACGGCCTCTCGAAAACCCGCATGTACGCTCGCGATGCAAGCTTCGGCGACGATCTTCGCCTGGCTTACGGTATCGAGTGGGCGGAGGACCTGTTCGGCCCTGCCGACGAGGACAATCGCTACACCACCAATGTCGAGGCGTTCCTCGGCGCCCAGCAGGAGTGGATGGCGAGCAACCTGCCGAAGAAGGGAGCGATCGTCGAGGTCAACAATTGGGGCCAGCCGGACCTGCCGAAGAAGGCCGAGCGTGTCTACGGCAAGCCAGGCAAAGGCGATTGCACCGCGATGTATCTCGATCGCGAGGGCAAGGTGCAGAGCGTGCACTACCGAATGCCGGAGGTCAGGAAGTCCGCCGGTCAGACCGGCACGGCAGCCGTTGGGGTGGAGGAGGACAACGACGAGGCGGTGGTCGCCGGAAAGACAAGACCAGACGTCACGCAGAAGGGCTTCGACATGATCGGTGATTTCCGGACCGATGCGCTGCATGAGGCGCTGGCCCGCGCGCGGATCGAGGACGACATGCTGATGGCGCTCCTGGTCATGGCCTTCGCCGGCACCAATGTCCGAGTCGATTCCGGCGCCAACGATACCGTGTTTGGGGCGAAGCGGTTCCAACGTCACGTCGCGCGCCTCTATTCCGCGGACGGCAGGTTGTCGTTCGACATGGACAACGTGCGCGCCGCCGCCCGCTGCGTGCTCATCGACGTGCTGTCTTGCCGCCGTGGCATGTCGAACAGCGGCGTCGTCTCGCGGATCGCCGGCGTGGCGATCGGCGCCGACGGTTTCCTGCCGAATATGGGAACAGAGGATTTCCTTCTGTGCCTGTCGCGCCAGGCGCTGGAGACCGCGGCAAAAGAGGCCAACGTCCAACCTCGGCCGCGGGTCCGCGAAACCCGCGCAGCCCTCGTCGACCACTTCGCATCGACTGAGGCAACCTTCGTCCATCCGGCGGCGCTGTTTGCGCCTGACCTGAAGGACATCGCCGATCTCCTCAAGCATGGCGATTGCTTCGATGAGGAGATTGGCACGATGGAAGAGGCGACGGGCGATATCGGAGGCGATGTGCAGCCGGACGCTCGCGACGACGCCGTCAGCTCGGATGCAGCGGATCTGGATCACCAGGATCCTGACGCTGACGCTGTGACGACAACTGATGACGCCTCCGACGAGGAGGAAACCGCCTACGGGATCGCGGCGGAATAG
- a CDS encoding cytochrome P450, whose translation MDVQETTAVCKDAFAELASPACIQNPYPFMRWLREHDPVHRSASGLFLLSRHADIYWALKATGDEFRGPAPGELARYFPRAATSLSLNLLASTLAMKEPPTHTRLRRLISRDFTMRQIDNLRPSIARIVAARLDGMAPALERGEAVDLHREFALALPMLVFAELFGMPQEDIFELSAVISTILEGLSPHASDLQLAAADAASARVQAYFGDLILRKRTDPHQDIVSTLVSAHSDDSDTLSDAELISMLWGMLLGGFATTAATVDHAVLAMLAYPEQRHWLQGDATGVEAFVEEVLRYEAPAMFSSIPRIAQRDIELRGVVIPKGADVRVLMAAGNRDPDAFADPDRFDPARFHGTRPGMSNDGQIMLSFGHGIHFCLGAQLARVQLAESLPQIQARFPTLALAEQPTREPSAFLRTFRALPVRLHAHGAAEVHVVVDQDLCGTTGQCVLTLPGAFRQRESDGVAEVSVATVPQALHAAVRLAASQCPVAAIRVIESDAGNDHRTISDSAPSPEEAARPETKDLRNPGGHDGTI comes from the coding sequence ATGGACGTGCAAGAAACCACGGCAGTATGCAAAGACGCCTTCGCCGAACTGGCGTCGCCCGCGTGCATCCAAAACCCGTATCCATTCATGCGGTGGTTGCGCGAGCACGATCCGGTGCATCGCTCGGCATCGGGCCTTTTTCTGTTGAGCCGTCACGCCGACATCTACTGGGCGTTGAAGGCGACGGGCGATGAGTTTCGGGGACCGGCGCCGGGCGAACTGGCGCGCTACTTCCCTCGTGCGGCGACCAGCCTGTCGCTCAATCTGCTGGCGTCCACGCTAGCCATGAAGGAGCCACCGACGCATACGCGTCTGCGCCGGCTGATATCGCGCGATTTCACCATGCGCCAGATCGACAACCTGAGGCCGAGCATCGCGCGCATCGTCGCAGCGCGCCTGGACGGCATGGCGCCCGCACTGGAGCGCGGAGAGGCGGTGGACCTGCATCGGGAATTCGCACTGGCCTTGCCCATGCTTGTCTTCGCCGAACTGTTCGGCATGCCCCAGGAGGACATTTTCGAGCTCTCCGCCGTCATCAGCACTATTTTGGAAGGCCTGAGCCCGCACGCCAGCGATCTCCAGCTTGCCGCGGCGGACGCGGCCAGTGCCAGGGTGCAGGCCTACTTCGGTGACCTCATACTGCGCAAGCGCACCGATCCCCACCAGGACATCGTGTCGACTCTGGTCAGCGCACACAGCGACGACTCCGACACGCTTTCAGACGCCGAGTTGATCAGCATGCTGTGGGGCATGCTGCTGGGCGGCTTCGCCACCACTGCTGCGACTGTCGATCATGCGGTCCTGGCGATGCTGGCGTATCCCGAACAGCGACACTGGCTGCAGGGTGACGCCACAGGGGTGGAGGCATTCGTTGAAGAAGTACTGCGCTACGAAGCGCCCGCTATGTTCAGCTCCATTCCGCGTATCGCCCAGCGCGACATCGAACTGCGCGGCGTGGTGATCCCGAAGGGCGCGGACGTGCGTGTGCTGATGGCGGCCGGCAATCGCGACCCGGACGCCTTCGCTGATCCCGACCGATTCGATCCGGCGCGATTTCACGGCACCAGGCCTGGCATGTCGAACGACGGGCAGATCATGCTGAGCTTCGGCCACGGCATCCACTTCTGCCTAGGTGCGCAACTGGCCCGTGTGCAACTGGCCGAGAGCCTGCCGCAAATCCAGGCGCGCTTTCCCACTCTGGCATTGGCCGAACAGCCGACCCGGGAGCCCTCCGCCTTCCTGAGGACGTTCCGAGCGCTACCGGTGCGGCTGCACGCGCATGGGGCGGCTGAGGTTCACGTGGTGGTCGACCAGGATCTATGCGGAACCACCGGGCAGTGCGTGCTGACGCTGCCGGGCGCCTTTCGCCAGCGCGAATCGGACGGCGTGGCCGAAGTATCCGTCGCGACGGTCCCGCAGGCGCTGCACGCCGCCGTGCGGCTTGCGGCCAGCCAGTGCCCGGTCGCTGCTATTCGGGTGATCGAAAGCGACGCCGGCAATGACCATCGCACCATCTCCGACTCTGCGCCTTCTCCGGAAGAGGCCGCGCGACCTGAAACGAAAGATCTACGCAATCCAGGAGGGCATGATGGGACGATTTGA
- a CDS encoding phospholipase D-like domain-containing protein, which yields MAWSPSAVALISSLHGSVKKDGDDENADARARLKTAGCVIHDRFLAPDGLAHNKFVVIGEREGDQFHAAKVWTGSFNWTPTGLCTQLNNGILIENVELARRFEAQFELLKGAGNGFTDALLESNNNPKRGIALGAAEVDSWFSKLGREIDIKELIELVKGARQGVFFVMFQPGNEPVRTLLRMQSEKDLYVRGVATQLTSNGLEDFKLLKKVPEQFFLDTVQATGVDMSVGRWAVEGTANEFRNSIGHAITHSKVLVIDPFSDDPVVVTGSHNFSKSASRDNDENFIVIRGQKEIAMHYAINAVQTYNHYRWRAYLEEAEREDRDPFQYLSRDPQWQRRRTTGETKRMLAFWRPEA from the coding sequence ATGGCCTGGTCGCCATCGGCAGTCGCGCTCATATCGTCCTTGCACGGAAGCGTCAAGAAAGATGGCGACGACGAAAACGCCGACGCTCGCGCCCGCCTCAAAACCGCGGGCTGCGTCATACACGACCGGTTCCTGGCGCCGGACGGGCTTGCGCACAACAAGTTCGTCGTCATTGGCGAGCGGGAGGGAGATCAGTTTCATGCCGCAAAGGTGTGGACAGGTAGCTTCAACTGGACGCCCACCGGCCTATGCACCCAGCTTAACAACGGCATCCTCATTGAGAATGTCGAACTCGCTCGGCGTTTCGAGGCGCAGTTCGAGCTCCTCAAGGGTGCCGGCAACGGCTTCACGGACGCCCTGCTGGAGTCCAACAACAATCCGAAGCGCGGCATTGCTCTCGGAGCAGCCGAGGTGGACAGCTGGTTTTCCAAGCTCGGCAGAGAGATCGACATCAAGGAACTGATCGAACTGGTGAAGGGCGCGCGTCAGGGCGTGTTCTTCGTCATGTTCCAGCCGGGCAACGAACCGGTGCGAACGCTCCTTCGCATGCAAAGCGAGAAGGATCTCTATGTGCGTGGCGTCGCGACGCAATTGACCAGCAACGGGCTCGAAGATTTCAAGTTGCTGAAGAAGGTCCCAGAGCAATTCTTCCTGGATACCGTTCAGGCAACCGGCGTGGACATGTCCGTCGGCCGGTGGGCGGTGGAAGGGACCGCGAACGAGTTCCGGAACAGCATCGGCCACGCCATCACCCACTCTAAGGTGCTGGTGATCGATCCTTTCAGCGACGACCCCGTCGTCGTCACCGGATCTCACAACTTTTCGAAGTCGGCGAGCCGCGACAATGACGAGAACTTCATCGTGATCCGCGGTCAAAAAGAGATCGCGATGCACTACGCGATCAATGCGGTCCAGACCTATAACCACTATCGCTGGCGAGCCTATCTGGAAGAAGCCGAGCGCGAAGACAGGGATCCGTTTCAGTATCTGTCGCGCGATCCCCAATGGCAGCGCCGGCGGACCACGGGCGAAACGAAACGGATGCTGGCCTTCTGGCGTCCCGAGGCGTGA
- a CDS encoding cytochrome P450: MLEQPLPTLPMWRVDHIEPSPEMLALRAKGPIHRVRFPSGHEGWWVTGYDEAKAVLSDAAFRPAGMPPETFTPDSVILGSPGWLVSHEGGKHAWLRTIVAPAFSNRRVKLLAQQVEMVAAQLFDTLAAQPQPADLRCHLSFPLPAMVISALMGVPYEDHTFFAGLSDEVMTHQHESGPRSASSVAWEELRTYICRKMRGKREEPGDDLLTDLLAAVDRGKATEEEAVGLAAGVLVAGHESTVAQIEFGLLAMLRHPHQRERLARDPSLADRAVEEILRMYSPGAGWDGIMRYPRIDVTIAGVDIPAESKVLVGLPATSFDPRHFEDPEVFDIGRDPNPHLAFSYGPHNCIGAALARLELKVVFGSIFQRFPALRLAVAPEELKLRKEIITGGFEEFPVLW, translated from the coding sequence ATGTTAGAACAACCCTTGCCGACGCTGCCGATGTGGCGCGTCGATCATATCGAGCCATCACCTGAGATGCTGGCGCTACGCGCCAAGGGTCCGATCCACCGCGTGCGCTTTCCGTCCGGGCACGAAGGCTGGTGGGTAACGGGCTACGACGAGGCCAAGGCGGTTCTGTCAGACGCGGCGTTCCGGCCCGCGGGAATGCCGCCCGAGACATTCACCCCTGATTCGGTGATTCTGGGTTCGCCGGGGTGGCTGGTCTCTCACGAGGGGGGCAAGCATGCCTGGTTGCGCACGATCGTGGCGCCGGCCTTCAGCAACCGCAGGGTGAAGCTGTTGGCGCAGCAGGTCGAGATGGTTGCCGCGCAGTTGTTCGACACGCTGGCTGCCCAGCCCCAGCCCGCCGACCTGCGGTGCCACCTCTCCTTTCCGCTTCCGGCCATGGTCATCAGCGCGCTGATGGGCGTGCCCTACGAGGATCACACCTTTTTCGCCGGGCTGTCCGACGAGGTGATGACGCACCAGCATGAGAGCGGTCCACGGAGCGCGTCGAGCGTCGCTTGGGAAGAATTGCGAACCTACATTTGCCGCAAGATGCGGGGCAAGCGCGAGGAACCGGGGGACGACCTGCTGACCGATCTGCTCGCAGCGGTCGACCGTGGCAAAGCAACCGAGGAAGAGGCGGTTGGCCTGGCGGCCGGCGTGCTGGTGGCGGGGCACGAGAGCACCGTCGCCCAGATCGAATTCGGCCTGCTGGCAATGCTCCGCCATCCGCATCAGCGCGAACGCCTGGCCCGCGATCCATCCCTGGCGGACAGAGCGGTGGAGGAAATCCTGCGCATGTATTCGCCGGGCGCGGGCTGGGACGGCATCATGCGCTATCCGAGGATCGACGTGACCATCGCGGGCGTGGATATTCCCGCGGAGAGCAAGGTACTGGTGGGTCTGCCGGCGACGTCGTTTGATCCCCGCCATTTCGAGGACCCGGAAGTCTTCGACATCGGGCGCGACCCAAATCCGCACCTGGCGTTCTCCTACGGGCCGCACAATTGCATCGGCGCGGCGCTGGCCAGGCTGGAACTCAAGGTGGTGTTCGGTTCGATCTTCCAGCGCTTTCCCGCGCTGCGCCTGGCCGTGGCGCCAGAAGAACTGAAGTTGCGCAAGGAGATCATCACCGGCGGGTTCGAGGAGTTCCCGGTGCTCTGGTGA